aatCTGTAGGCGTGCCACGAGATCTTATGAATCTTATTTAGAATGTATTAAGTGTAGTTGGAATTGCCAAAACAGGTTTATACTTTTGCGGTAATATGGAAAAACTAGAGTCCGGTTCTGGAAACTGATAAACTGTTACATAATATGCTGTATGGTGATTAGTTTAGTCCTTCCATATACCACATTTGATGGGTTTATAATCATTCGTTCGTCCACTAGAGCATTTTCAATATATGACCCGAAAGTGGAAATCGCCCTTTATAATCTCAACGAATGGCTGAAGACCCAGCATATGGGGTATTTTTGGAACCAGCTAAATGGCCTCTACCAATGTGTGAAGTATGTACAGTTCAACAGGATTCACCCGGTATATCTATCTTGGGCATTTCCAGTTGCTTATTTATTAGATTTCTTCATCCTTGACTATGCTTCACCACTGCCAACAAATCCAAATATAATAAAGAGATATCGAACAATATGAGCGAAAAACAAATCTTATGGCTAACACTAGTATTGTGGAAAACGGAAGTTTTACTTCCTAAGATGAATTCATTGCCAGAATTATAGAAATTATTTTCAtagaagatgatgaaaaaaaattcataacaaATTGTGGAATGCTACTGAGgtattttatttctttgaaaatattcacaTAATGAGAAACATTTTACAGAATAAGTTGTTACAGACAGCAGTCACTagtatttttcgaataatttttcatttcagttaTATACATCAggaattattgaattatttttatttaggTTCAAAAATGATTGCTGTTTAGACTTCAAGTCCATTTCGTCTTCTTCTTCCTGGTCCTCCAGCAAAATTAGCTGAGGCTAAACCCATTCTCTGCTTCGCTGCCAATGATCCAGAGTATCCTCGTCCGAGTCCAAGGTCCAGTCCCCTTTTTGAACTGCAAAAATATAAAACCATTTGAATCACTTTGAAATCATTATTAGAGGAAAATACAGTGTCTCATGTTAAATATACCTGGCTCAATAGCCGGTACATTGTACATGACACTCAGGCGATTCCAAATTACCTAAATTTACAGAGTCTACAATTTCTTTTGCAGGAGATACCGGCTGATGCATTTGGTACATATTTTCCGGAAGCCATAAGTTCGGAACCACTCGGAATTTTGCATTCATTTTTGGTGACGATATTTTACCTGCGTAAAACGTACTGACCACAGAACAATAATACTCATTTGCGGAGAATAGGAATTTCATTTTCAGAGCATTGTTATTAAACAAAGGACATCTACTATCCTTCTCTAAGGTGTATCTCTCGCTATCTTTCTCtctttaatttcaaaatttcatcaactaCACATGTACCCCATTGAAATGACTGTACACAATTTCTCTTcggcacataataaaaattgtcacGATGAACGAGAACAATTAAGTAATTTAGTCTTTCTAAGAAATGGTACACATCAGTGGCGGCTGGCCTGTGAGGGCTATAAtgctacagccccccatacaagaaatcaatccttttatgctatttaccttcccatacgtGGCCCAGTGGCCGTGCCACTGTTGCAGGAAAATATTCGAGGATCACCTGTTGTTGTCAACAACTGTTTGGAAATTCCTGCATAGGAATGACTAGTTCTGAAATGCGGGTGATCAATTCGAAGAAGGCTGTCTTTTGGAGTTGTGTTGAGTGTGTGGCCATTGGAAATAACATTTCTAAAAAGCCTCATTGTATGGCTACAAAGAGATATCACCGAATTGAAAACTTCGATTGCATCTTCCCAATTAAACATCAGTCCGAATATTCTCGACGATGAAACGTTCGAGGAAGTAGTTCGCGAGACTGAGGATCGTATGCGCAGAAGAGATATCATGCTCTATGGTTTGAAAGAGCCACCTCGTGATCCCACTGGGGGGCAGGTGGATGATGCGGATGGTCGGAGTGTTGCTGATGTCCTAAAATTTATCAGTCCAGGTGTTGAAACGAGTGTCAGGAGGGCGCACAGAGTTGGATGATTTGATCCATCCTCAGATAAACCTCGACCAGTGACTGTTGTCCTTGAGTTTGACAGTAAAGTCCATCAGATCCTGTCCAAGCCCAAACAGATTAAGGAATATAAGAGGCACTCTTACTTGTCAATTTCTTCTGATAGAACACCTAGACAGACTGCTTATTATAAAAAAGGTAGAGCGTGAGTTCGACCGGCGCAAACAGGACGGAAAAGATATCCAGATGAAGTATGTGCGGGGCACATCTGTCATTACACCTTTAAATTAACTCTCAGTAGTTAGGACATCTTTCATAAGACTGTTCCCTACAAGATCAAGAGGACCCGAAGATTTCCCATTTGGTTCTCTCCGGTTCTAATTAGATACATACGTATGAAAGAAAATGCTTATCGTAGATACAAGAGATCAGATGATGATTCTTCAATCCAACGATTTAGGACTCAAAGAGCAATCGTTAAGTCAAAAATCAAAACTGATTAGGAGGATTTCATCTCTTGTGCAGAAGGATCGATCGCTAACGATCCTACGAGATTCTGGTCGTTCATTCAGGAAAGAAGGGGCCGCTCGAGATTTCCTGGTGTTGTGGCTGAGATGTTTGAACGTTGATAGAATAGTCATGCGCAGAATGAGGTACGGGGTATTCGACATACACATTGGTATGAAAATTAATGTAGGTATTCCGTATGTGATGTTGAGAAGAGTAAACGAACTTAAGAGAAAATTAAATTTGTATAGCGCGAATGGGATATCTAcgttttgctctcattttgctCTTTCCAAATCTGCTATTCGTTTTTCTCCACCACTTACCGTTACCGAGATATAGATAATTAAAAATGGTCTCCACATAAAGAATAAAAAACTCACTCGGTCCAACTGTCATCCTCATCATCAGGTATATTATTGTAGTATGTACGAAATTGTCGAAACACTCTTATTATATACTCTGGGTCATCTCTAGTAATTAGATCCTCTTCTGGtgatctgaaacaaaataaataattattaaaaaaagctaacagaaaatttttcttgcCCTGTTACTTCGACGGAAAtacgaaaatatgaaaaaatttaatgatcaGGCCATTTGCAAGAAGAAAGCCACTCGGTAGGTGTAATCGAAAGTAACAAAAACATGGAAATACATATATTTTAGAAATTTTCGTCGTGTCGGATAATACTCTCAAAATTGATATCATGAAAATATCTTGAGTGGTTCTTCGAATAATTTTGGAGGAGATTAAAAAAATCACATTGTAAAATTTTCTCCACCAAAATTCATATCAATGAATAGGACTAAATTTAAAGTCAATTCGAATTATTATTACTTCGAACGTCTATATAATCAGGCTTATAATGCTTAATATTACGTAGTATACTATACCCAAAGTATTGATAAACGAAGATTCCCTTTCGAACAATCTTCAAAGAGTATCTCTACTCTAAAGAGAAATTAAAAAGTTCGGGAGGGTGTTTGAAAACATATAATTTACAAATCCAAGCAGTAGTTCAGGAACGGTTTGAGATATTAACTTGCGGTGCAAATGTCTTAAAACACAGAAATTCCCCAAATTTAGATCATTCTGTATTTAGAAAGGATTCATGACAATTCGATAGCAATATAGATTTTTGAAGAGATAAAGTAAatataaaattcgaatattGGGCAGTTTTCTTTCCTGGACTGGAACGAGCTCGTTTCTATTTATAatgtttccaatattttttacaTTCCAAACAAAATGTGCCCCAAATTAAACTGGACTAGGGAAAACAGAAACGGATGGAAAATTAACCGAATTAAAAAGTAATTCGGTGAGGACTGCAAACAAATTGAAGTTTGATCTAATTGCTTCACGTGCCCGAAAAAGATCTTCGAGTACACTCGATTTGCAAGTTATTGTTGGAATGCCAAATTTCTTAAAATTGTCTCGAGGACTTTCGTAATGCGATACAATCAAATGAAAGAATGTTTggatatttccatatttttgcTTCATTCAGGGTtacttgaatgaaaaatgttaAATGAACACTTTTCTATCATACGCTTAATGACACAACTCtccaaatttcaaatatttaaggTAAAGTTAAACTTATTTTTCTTTACCGATGCGTGTTTGCATTTGGTTCATCTGTGATACTACTAAGGAATTTTTAAAGAGGTTACAATATTGATTGGTGAGATACATAAATTACAGTAAGTCCTTGTACCTAAATTAGTAAAATAGTTATGTAAATAGATTAGACGTTGAGAAAGAGGATAACTTGGGTGTCGTGTTAATTAAATTGTGGAACATTCTGAATTCCGATAACGAGATcgtgaacagaaaaaaaggcaccAGGCGAGGAAATTTTCAAGCAAGTCTTTGAACAAATGagcttgaaattgaaaaataaaatggagGAAAATATATGGGGGAAAACACGAAATTAATGGAGGATAATTTGGGGTATAAATTGATATTCATGTAAAATGAGTTAAGGAGCAATTACTCTAAGGTGGACAACAGGATTGGAAGCGCGGAAAAACCAGAGACCAGAGAACTGGTCACAATTATGCAAGATCATTTGGAGCCGAGGCCATCAGAAATATCCGAAATACTATTGGGCATTCTTCAGTATTCGTATTCGGCACACAATTCATGAATTTCTCCACTTTATGTAAATTATTTTCCCATTCTTTGTGGTCATCAGGAATTAtaattcccaaaaattttattacttTTCGTATATATCTCTCTGCTGGATTAGCAGCTGGATGTCGAATACTTGTAAATCTTAATTGTATTTCATTTTCACTGCAAAACCTTTCAAATCTTTCATTTCTGAAATATGTGGCATTATCAAGTATACAAGCCTTAACTGCTCCCAACTCGTCCATATATTGTctgaattttctttttatttcttcacaATTTGTTCTTTTACATGGATACAATTTAACGTACTTCgcaaaaatatccaaaatcacTAAAATATGTCTATTTCCACTTTTGCTTGGTATCAGATCACTCAGAAAATCAATTGCTACTAAATCTAATGGATTATTTGCTGTTATTGTTTTTGTTTAATTAGCATTTGTTCTATTTTTGTTCTTGCTTAATTGACATATTCTACATGTAGATGTTATTTCCTTTGCTAATCTTTGGTCATGCTTTGTGATGTAGTTTTCTCTGAATAACAACCATAACTTCCTTGATCCAATATGTCCATATTCC
This genomic stretch from Coccinella septempunctata chromosome 7, icCocSept1.1, whole genome shotgun sequence harbors:
- the LOC123317667 gene encoding diuretic hormone class 2 encodes the protein MDFTVPADENLAKAYSEKVSKYSELAFQLRERSPEEDLITRDDPEYIIRVFRQFRTYYNNIPDDEDDSWTDSKRGLDLGLGRGYSGSLAAKQRMGLASANFAGGPGRRRRNGLEV